Proteins from one Cyprinus carpio isolate SPL01 chromosome B15, ASM1834038v1, whole genome shotgun sequence genomic window:
- the LOC109067119 gene encoding dehydrogenase/reductase SDR family member 11-like isoform X2 encodes MKLAAECVSSGFSGTLFPYKCDLSVEDDMISMFSWIKVQHQGIDVCINNAGLALPEPLLSGKTSGWRTMMDVNVIALSVCTREAYQSMKERKIDDGHIININSICGHRVVNHADAHFYSASKYAVTALTEGLRQELREAKTHIRATCISPGLVETEFAYRLFSENPEIAVATYTSVKCLQAVDIANSVVYVLSAPPHVQIGDIEITPVEQSM; translated from the exons atg AAACTGGCAGCAGAATGTGTTAGTAGTGGATTCAGCGGCACTCTGTTCCCGTACAAATGTGATCTGTCTGTAGAGGACGACATGATATCCATGTTCTCCTGGATCAAAGTTCAACATCAGGGCATTGACGTGTGCATTAATAATGCTGGTTTGGCTCTCCCAGAGCCTCTACTGAGTGGCAAAACTAGTGGCTGGAGGACTATGATGGAT GTGAATGTAATTGCCCTGTCAGTGTGCACCCGTGAGGCTTACCAgtccatgaaagaaagaaaaattgatGATGGTCATATCATTAATATCAACAG tATTTGTGGACACCGGGTCGTCAACCATGCTGATGCACACTTCTACAGTGCCAGCAAATATGCAGTGACGGCTCTCACAGAAGGTTTGAGGCAAGAGTTACGAGAGGCCAAAACCCACATACGTGCCACA TGTATTTCTCCTGGCTTAGTGGAGACAGAATTTGCCTACCGACTCTTTAGCGAAAACCCAGAAATAGCTGTTGCTACCTACACAAGTGTAAAG TGCCTACAAGCAGTTGACATCGCAAACTCAGTGGTGTATGTCCTGAGTGCTCCTCCTCATGTTCAA ATTGGTGACATTGAGATCACACCAGTGGAGCAGTCGATGTAA
- the LOC109067119 gene encoding dehydrogenase/reductase SDR family member 11-like isoform X1 yields MDRWKGRVALVTGASVGIGAAIAKSLVQHGMKVIGCARNVEQIQKLAAECVSSGFSGTLFPYKCDLSVEDDMISMFSWIKVQHQGIDVCINNAGLALPEPLLSGKTSGWRTMMDVNVIALSVCTREAYQSMKERKIDDGHIININSICGHRVVNHADAHFYSASKYAVTALTEGLRQELREAKTHIRATCISPGLVETEFAYRLFSENPEIAVATYTSVKCLQAVDIANSVVYVLSAPPHVQIGDIEITPVEQSM; encoded by the exons ATGGATCGCTGGAAAGGTAGGGTTGCTCTTGTCACTGGAGCTTCAGTGGGAATCGGAGCTGCAATCGCAAAGTCTCTTGTCCAgcatggcatgaaggtgatcggCTGCGCCAGAAATGTGGAGCAAATTCAG AAACTGGCAGCAGAATGTGTTAGTAGTGGATTCAGCGGCACTCTGTTCCCGTACAAATGTGATCTGTCTGTAGAGGACGACATGATATCCATGTTCTCCTGGATCAAAGTTCAACATCAGGGCATTGACGTGTGCATTAATAATGCTGGTTTGGCTCTCCCAGAGCCTCTACTGAGTGGCAAAACTAGTGGCTGGAGGACTATGATGGAT GTGAATGTAATTGCCCTGTCAGTGTGCACCCGTGAGGCTTACCAgtccatgaaagaaagaaaaattgatGATGGTCATATCATTAATATCAACAG tATTTGTGGACACCGGGTCGTCAACCATGCTGATGCACACTTCTACAGTGCCAGCAAATATGCAGTGACGGCTCTCACAGAAGGTTTGAGGCAAGAGTTACGAGAGGCCAAAACCCACATACGTGCCACA TGTATTTCTCCTGGCTTAGTGGAGACAGAATTTGCCTACCGACTCTTTAGCGAAAACCCAGAAATAGCTGTTGCTACCTACACAAGTGTAAAG TGCCTACAAGCAGTTGACATCGCAAACTCAGTGGTGTATGTCCTGAGTGCTCCTCCTCATGTTCAA ATTGGTGACATTGAGATCACACCAGTGGAGCAGTCGATGTAA